TACGGCCCGGACACGGTGCGTCGACCACGGTGCGTCGACCAGCGCGCCGGCTCCGGGCGGCCGACGGCGAGGTGATCCGGGACCGGTCGGCTAGGGGTGCCGCACACCCGGCCGGCCGGCGATGACCCGCGACTGCTATCCCGCGAGCACCATCAGGCGGACGTGCACGATGTCGTGGAGGGCGATTTCCTCTCTCCTGCGCACCGAGTCCCGCAGTGGCAGTACGTAGCCGCCGTCCTTCGGGAACAACGAGGTCCGCCAGCGGCTCCGTCCGAGCCACACCTCGACGGGCACCATGCCCCAGCCGTACGTGGCCGCCGATGCCAACTGGCGTACGACGTCGGCGGACTCGGGCGGCACCGTCACGAAATGGTACGGGGACGGCCCTCGCCATTCCCACACCACGCCCTCGAACTCGCACTCCATCGCGGCATCATTCCACGCAGAATTCCTTGGGCTCGGGGTCCTGCGGCACGACGTGTCCCAAGGCGTCGTCGTACCACTCCTCTCGGACCAGCGTCGTGCCGGCGGCAACCAACTCGGGCACCTTCAGGGAGCCAATCGTGGCCCCTGCCATCCAACCGGTCGCGAAGGGTGACGGCTCGGCTGCCAGCTGGCGCGCACGGAGGGCGGCAGATGACTGTGGGACTATTCGTGGCCAGTGGCGGCGGCAATGATCCCCGCGAACACGGTCGACTTGACGCCCGTAGGCGCCGTGCGGCGGAGGTCACGTCAGAATTTTCCGGGATGACGTCGGATCCGGGGCGAGTCGTTCGTATAGCAGGCAGAGGCGGCTGGACGAGGCCGCCGGAACAAGGGAGTTCTGGGATGACGCGGTACTTGGTCTCGTTCAACGACGGCGCGATGGACCACATCCCCGACGCGGATTGGCCCGACGTGGGCAAGGCCTCGCATGCGGTGATCCAGGAGGCCGTGGACGCCGGCGTGTTTGTCTTCGGCGGTGGACTCGAACGCCAGAGGGCGAGCGTCGTGGCCACGGACGGGATGGTCACCGACGGCCCTTACCCGGAGACCAAGGAGGTCATTGGCGGGTTCGTGGTCGTCGACGTGGCCTCACGCGAGGAGGCGCTGACCTGGGCTGCCAAGATTGCCGGCGCTTGCCGCTGCGCGCAGGAGGTTCGGGAGCTCATGCCCGATCCCGAGACAGACGCGATGCTTCGCCGGGCTGACAGGTGACGATGACGTTCCGACGATGTCGGATCGAGGAAGACTCGCCGTGCCAGAGCAGGACTTGCCTGGCCGCGGTTGACGACGCGGATCTGCGCGTCGACCTGGACTAGGACGCCGTGACGGTGACCCGGGGATCGGGCGCGGGGCGAGGCCCAATCCCCGGGCCTGTGTCGCGTCCGCTCGAACCTTGCCGAGCCGGACCTACCTTGCCGAGCCGGACCCACCTTGCGGACTCCGCACCTACCTTCCGCGATGTCACAGCGTCCGCGTGACGCGTTCGGCGATGATCCGTTCGTCGAGCCTCGATCGGTCCAGGTTCGCGCACAGCACGAGGGAGGCGCCGGCAAACAAGGGGGCGAGCCAGATCCGTGGTTCCTCGCTGGCCGCCGCGTCGATCAGCACCCGGTCACCGGGACCGATACCGCGCATCTGCGCAATGTCGACGGCGAACGCGCCGTACTGGCCGTAGGTGGTTCCGTCGACCGTTGCCCGGCCCTGTATGTCGATCGAGGTGTCCGGAGGCGCTGCGCCCAGGTAGGAACGGACGGCACGAGCGTAATCCTGGTAGCCCTCCGGAACCTGCGCCACCGGCGCGCCGCCGGGCTCAAGGCCCAGGACGAACTGATACCGCGCCGACGGCACCTCGTCCAGCCAACTGCCCACCCGCCGTCGTTCGACGAATGTCACGTCAAGCGGATCGCCGGCCGGGGCCAGACCCGCGGTCGACCACCCGCGGAACGAGACCTCCACCCCGGCAGCCCAGACACCCAGCAGTACGGCCGCCGTTTGCCAGTGCGGCGGAAGCAGCACGCCGGCCTGCCGTCCCGGACCGAGCCCGCACCCGTCGGTGAGCAGGGCTGCCGTTGCTGCCGCCCACTTTCCCAGTTCGCCTGCCGTCAGCGCGGCCCGTTCGCCCGTGGCGTCGTCGTAGTAGGTGATCAACGTGTCCACGGCGGGGTGCGCGAGGCTCTGTGTCATAGCGGACAACTCTAACGATGACGCCCTACCGGCATCGCCACCGAGAGATTCCAACCCGGGCTGAATCGCAAGATTCATGGTTACACCGCCGCTGCGGCGCTGCGGCCCCGCTGTTGACCCCGTACGGCTACCACCGCCGGTCTCCCTGGCGGGTCACCTGGTCCCCTCATAGGCTCACTCGATATGCGCGTGACCCACTCGCTCCTCCACGCCGAGGACCTCGCCCAGCTCGTGGATCGGGAGTACGCCATCGCAGCGCCCGTCAAGGTGAGCTAAAGCCACGACCGCTACCACCTCGACGAACACATCCTCGTCGAACGGCCGCTGGCCAGCCTGGCACCCTATGCCGGCTCGGGCCGGGCCGCGGCGGACCTCGCCGAACTCGGCAAGCTCGGCGAGCGACTGACCGGCGAGATCCAGCGGCTCCGAGCGATCGACGGCGCGTACGGGATCATCCATGCAGACCTGCACCGGGGCAACACCAACATCGACGGCGACGGACGGTTCGTCACGTTCGACTTCGACCACTGCGGGTTCGGGTTACGCGCGTACGACCTGGTCGCTCTCTATCGCGGGCCCGACTCGCCGGAGGAGGATCGCGAACGCTGGGCAGCGGTCCTCGCCGGCTACCAGCAGGTCCGTCCGCTGAGCCAGAGCGAGGTGGCCGGCTTCCCCGAACTGGCTGCCTGCCGGGCGGTGTGGGACATCGGTGATTGGCTGGGTGCCGCCGACCGTACCGCCGACGCCTGGGTGACCGAAGCGGTGATCGCCAAGCTGCTGGCGGACGTCCGCAAAGCGGAATCCGATCCGTCCCCCCCGGCCGCCCGCCGAGGGGACATTGGAGCGATATCCCCCACACGTCGACTCCAGCCCACGTGATCCCCACGCCGCCGACGAGCAATCGCATGACGAATCAGGCGACGCGTAACGCCACACGAGCTCTCATCACCGCCGGTAGGTGCCAGGTGAACTGCTTGATCTCGGAGCCTGAGGCGTTAGCCAACTCGTACCAGCCGCTGCCATCAGTGGCGAACGCGACGCTGCCCGCCTCCATTCGTAGCCACCAACGCTCTCAGTTCGGCAATGCCGGATATCCAACGGCCGGGAAGCGCGGACGTCGGGAACTGCCGTGCGAGGTCCGGTCGGAGGCGGAGGGTGTTCTGGGCCGACCGGACACGCTGACGGAGAACTAACGAAGCCCAGCTCAAGTTGCCGCCGGGCGGGACCAACACCCACGGCTACCTCGACATCACACGTACCCGGCAGGACACCGGATACCAACCCGTATATGACACCGAGCAGGCCGCCGCCGACTACATCTCCTGGCTACGCGCGGGCAACGAACGCTGACCATCTGACCACACTCGTCTCGGCCAGCTCCGCTCGCGCCGAAGTCCGTGCCGTGCCTGGTGAGGAGGGCGCCGTGATGACCGCGACACTGAACGATCAGACCGGACGCAAGAAGCCGGCGGAGGGGAAGGCATCGGGATCCGCGTC
The nucleotide sequence above comes from Plantactinospora soyae. Encoded proteins:
- a CDS encoding TIGR03089 family protein, translating into MDTLITYYDDATGERAALTAGELGKWAAATAALLTDGCGLGPGRQAGVLLPPHWQTAAVLLGVWAAGVEVSFRGWSTAGLAPAGDPLDVTFVERRRVGSWLDEVPSARYQFVLGLEPGGAPVAQVPEGYQDYARAVRSYLGAAPPDTSIDIQGRATVDGTTYGQYGAFAVDIAQMRGIGPGDRVLIDAAASEEPRIWLAPLFAGASLVLCANLDRSRLDERIIAERVTRTL
- a CDS encoding NAD(P)-dependent oxidoreductase; the encoded protein is MPPGGTNTHGYLDITRTRQDTGYQPVYDTEQAAADYISWLRAGNER
- a CDS encoding DUF1905 domain-containing protein, translating into MECEFEGVVWEWRGPSPYHFVTVPPESADVVRQLASAATYGWGMVPVEVWLGRSRWRTSLFPKDGGYVLPLRDSVRRREEIALHDIVHVRLMVLAG
- a CDS encoding YciI family protein yields the protein MTRYLVSFNDGAMDHIPDADWPDVGKASHAVIQEAVDAGVFVFGGGLERQRASVVATDGMVTDGPYPETKEVIGGFVVVDVASREEALTWAAKIAGACRCAQEVRELMPDPETDAMLRRADR
- a CDS encoding phosphotransferase enzyme family protein, which translates into the protein MQRLRAIDGAYGIIHADLHRGNTNIDGDGRFVTFDFDHCGFGLRAYDLVALYRGPDSPEEDRERWAAVLAGYQQVRPLSQSEVAGFPELAACRAVWDIGDWLGAADRTADAWVTEAVIAKLLADVRKAESDPSPPAARRGDIGAISPTRRLQPT